In a genomic window of Nomascus leucogenys isolate Asia chromosome 4, Asia_NLE_v1, whole genome shotgun sequence:
- the ACVR2B gene encoding activin receptor type-2B — MTAPWAALALLWGSLCAGSGRGEAETRECIYYNANWELERTNQSGLERCEGEQDKRLHCYASWRNSSGTIELVKKGCWLDDFNCYDRQECVATEENPQVYFCCCEGNFCNERFTHLPEAGGPEVTYEPPPTAPTLLTVLAYSLLPIGGLSLIVLLAFWMYRHRKPPYGHVDIHEDPGPPPPSPLVGLKPLQLLEIKARGRFGCVWKAQLMNDFVAVKIFPLQDKQSWQSEREIFSTPGMKHENLLQFIAAEKRGSNLEVELWLITAFHDKGSLTDYLKGNIITWNELCHVAETMSRGLSYLHEDVPWCRGEGHKPSIAHRDFKSKNVLLKSDLTAVLADFGLAVRFEPGKPPGDTHGQVGTRRYMAPEVLEGAINFQRDAFLRIDMYAMGLVLWELVSRCKAADGPVDEYMLPFEEEIGQHPSLEELQEVVVHKKMRPTIKDHWLKHPGLAQLCVTIEECWDHDAEARLSAGCVEERVSLIRRSVNGTTSDCLVSLVTSVTNVDLPPKESSI, encoded by the exons GCTCTGGGcgtggggaggctgagacacgggAGTGCATCTACTACAACGCCAACTGGGAGCTGGAGCGCACCAACCAGAGCGGCCTGGAGCGCTGCGAAGGCGAGCAGGACAAGCGGCTGCACTGCTACGCCTCCTGGCGCAACAGCTCTGGCACCATCGAGCTCGTGAAGAAGGGCTGCTGGCTAGATGACTTCAACTGCTACGATAG GCAGGAGTGCGTGGCCACTGAGGAGAACCCCCAGGTGTACTTCTGCTGCTGTGAAGGCAACTTCTGCAACGAGCGCTTCACTCatttgccagaggctgggggcccAGAAG TCACGTACGAGCCACCCCCGACAGCCCCCACCCTGCTCACGGTGCTGGCCTACTCACTGTTGCCCATCGGGGGTCTTTCCCTCATCGTCCTGCTGGCCTTTTGGATGTACCGGCATCGCAAGCCCCCCTACGGTCATGTGGACATCCATGAG GACCCTGGgcctccacccccatcccctcTGGTGGGCCTGAAGCCACTGCAGCTGCTGGAGATCAAGGCTCGGGGGCGCTTTGGCTGTGTCTGGAAGGCCCAGCTCATGAATGACTTTGTAGCTGTCAAGATCTTCCCACTCCAG GACAAGCAGTCGTGGCAGAGTGAACGGGAGATCTTCAGCACACCTGGCATGAAGCACGAGAACCTGCTACAGTTCATTGCTGCCGAGAAGCGAGGCTCCAACCTCGAAGTAGAGCTGTGGCTCATCACGGCCTTCCACGACAAG GGCTCCCTCACGGATTACCTCAAGGGGAACATCATCACGTGGAACGAACTGTGTCATGTAGCAGAGACGATGTCACGAGGCCTCTCATACCTGCATGAGGATGTGCCCTGGTGCCGTGGCGAGGGCCACAAGCCGTCTATTGCCCACAG GGACTTTAAAAGTAAGAATGTATTGCTGAAGAGCGACCTCACAGCCGTGCTGGCTGACTTTGGCTTGGCTGTTCGATTTGAGCCAGGGAAACCTCCAGGGGACACCCACGGACAG GTAGGCACGAGACGGTACATGGCTCCTGAGGTGCTTGAGGGAGCCATCAACTTCCAGAGAGATGCCTTCCTGCGCATTGACATGTATGCCATGGGGTTGGTGCTGTGGGAGCTTGTGTCTCGCTGCAAGGCTGCAGACG GACCCGTGGATGAGTACATGCTGCCCTTTGAGGAAGAGATTGGCCAGCACCCTTCGTTGGAGGAGCTGCAGGAGGTGGTGGTGCACAAGAAGATGAGGCCCACCATTAAAGATCACTGGTTGAAACACCCG GGTCTGGCCCAGCTTTGTGTGACCATCGAGGAGTGCTGGGACCATGATGCAGAGGCTCGCTTGTCTGCGGGCTGTGTGGAGGAGCGGGTGTCCCTGATTCGGAGGTCGGTCAACGGCACTACCTCGGACTGTCTGGTTTCCCTGGTAACCTCTGTCACCAATGTGGACCTGCCCCCTAAAGAGTCAAGCATCTAA